Below is a genomic region from Bordetella pertussis 18323.
CGATGCCGTCGACCTGATCGACTGGCTGCGGTTCCGGCCGCTGGCCCACTACGAAGCGGGCCACCTGATGGTGCACGCGGGCGTGCTGGCCAAATGGGACGTCGCCAAGACCCTGGCGCTGGCCGGCGAGGTCGAGCAGGCCTTGCGCGGCCCGAACTGGCGCAAGGCGCTGCAGAAGATGTACGGCAACGAGCCCGCCACCTGGAAGGACGACCACACGGGCGGCAAGCGCATGCGCGTCATCATCAATGCCCTGACCCGCATCCGCCTGTGCACCCCGTCCGGCCACATGGAGTTCGCCACCAAGGTGGCGCCGGGCGCCTGGCCGGCCGGCCTGGTGCCCTGGTTCGACGTGCCCAACCGCGCCACCCGCGACGTCACGGTCGTGTTCGGCCACTGGTCGACGCTGGGCCTGCTGATGCGCCCCGACGTCATCTGCCTGGATACCGGTTGCGTATGGGGCGGCGCGCTGAGCGCCCTGCGCCTGCATGACCGCAAACTCGTGCAGGTGAAATGCAAACGTTTTCAGGATCCCAACGGCGACTGAACGCCGCCGCGGGCGGCCACGCGCCGCCCGGGCCGGCTACAGCTCGCCGGCGATGGCGTTGCGCACCATGTGCGAGAGCTCCAGCCGGGTCGGCTGATGCCCTTCGGCATGCTGCGTAGGCAGGGGCTCCAGGAACACCACCTCCACCGCCAGCCCGGTCGTCCCCAATACCCGCCACAGATTGGCCACCAGGGTTTCCTCGCCGACGAAAGCGGCAAAGCCGCTGCGCTGGCCGCGATGCATGAACCGCAGCGCCACCGGCTGGATATCCACGCCTTCGGCGCGCGCCGGCTCGAACAGGCTGGCATGGAACGGGCGGGTCGTGAAGCCTTCGGTCGTCGTGCCCTCGGGAAACAGGCCCACGGCATCGCCGCGGGCGAAGCAGTCATGGATCGACTGCCCCATGGCATGCACCGCGTGGCGCTGCGTCCGGTCGATGAACAAGGTACCCGCGCCGGCGGCAAGGTAGCCGATGACCGGCCAGGCGCGGATCTCGCTCTTGGCCACGAACGACGTCGCGCGCACCGAGTTGACCACGAAGATGTCGATCCACGAGACATGGTTGGCGACCCACAGCACGCCGCCTCGCAGGCGCGGCGCGCCGCGCACATGCACGGCAATGCCGCACAGCCGCATCAGGCACGCCGACCAGCACCGGTTCAGCCGGGCCCGCTGGTCCTGGCGCAGCCCCCGGTACACCAGGGTCACGCACAGCAGGCCGAACAGCACCCAGGGCACCACCAGGAACACGCGGAAAACGAAGCGCAGCAGTTTCAAGCAGGGGTCTCCCAGACCGTACGCCCCGCCATCAGGGTCGCCCGTACACGGCCGGGCAGCATCATACCCGCGAACGGCGTGTGCACGCTGCGGCTGCGCATGGCGGCCGGCGCGGCGGTTCAGTCGGCGTCCAGGTCGACCAGGCACAGGTCGGCCGGCGCGCCCGCCGCCAGTTCGCCGCAGGGCGGCGGCGCCGCCGTGGCGGCGCGCAGGATGGCCGCCGGCGCGCTGGTGACCAGGGCCAGCGCCCGCGCCAGGGGCACGCGTTCGCGCTGCGCCCATTTCAGCGTCAGCGACAACAGCAGCTCCAGGCCGCTGGCGCCCGCCTCGGCCTCGGCGAAGGGCAGCAGCTTGCCGGTATCGCCGACCGGCCTGTGGTCGGAGCAGATGGCATCGATGGTGTCATCCGCCAGCCCGGCGACGATCGCATCGCGGTCGCGCTGGCCGCGCAGCGGCGGGTCGAGGCGAAAGCGGCTGTCGAAAAAGCCGATGTCCACATCGGTCAGGTGGATCTGGTGGGCGGCCACGTCGCAGGTGAGCGGCAGGCCCTCGCGGCGCGCGGCGCGCACCAGCGCCACGCCGGCTGCGCTGGACAGGCGCATCAGGTGCACGCGCGCGCCGGTGGCGCGCTGCAGTTCGAAAATCGTGTGCAGCGCCAGCGTCTCGGCCTGCACCGGCACCTCGGCCAGGCCCAGCCGCGACGCATAGGCGCCGGCCGCGGCCACGCCGTCGCGGCCCATCCAGGGGTCCAGGGGCCGCAGCCACAATGCCAGCCCGAAGGTGCGCGCGTATTGCATGGCGCGCCACAGCACCCGGGTATCGGCCACCGGCAAGCCGGCCTGGGAAAAGGCCACGCAGCCGGCCTCGGCCAGGGCGGCCATCTCGCTGAGCCGTTCGCCGCGCAGGCCCTCGGTCAGGGCGCCCAGCGGGTGCAGCTGTGCCTGGCCGGCCTGGTGCGCGCGGTGGCGCAGCATTTCCACCCGGCCCGGCTCGTCCAGCGGCGGGTCGGTATCCGGCGGCACGACCAGCCGGGTCACGCCGCCGGCCAGCGCAGCCTGCATTTCGCAGGCCAGCGGCGCGAGCCCGGCGCCGTGCACGCGCGCCGACAGGTCCACCAGGCCCGGCAGCACGGCCAGCCCGCGCGCGTCGATGTGCTGCTGCGCCTGGAAGCCCGCCGGCGCCTGGCCGATGGCGGCGATGCGGCCGTCCGCCAGGTAAAGGTCGGCGCGGGCGTCGGCGCCGCTGGCAGGATCGATCAGCCGGCCGCCGGCGATGCGTACCGTGCGCACCGTCATGGCCGTACTCCCGCGACCAGGCTCATGGCGGCCATGCGCACCGCGATGCCGAATGTCACCTGGTCCAGTATCACGGCCTGGCCGCTGTCGGCCACCTCGGAGGCGATCTCGACGCCGCGGTTCATCGGCCCCGGGTGCATCACGATGGCGTCAGGCCGGGCCAGCGCCAGGCGGGCCTGCGTCAGGCCATAGTGCTTGAAGTATTCGTGCGCCGACGGCAGCAGCGCGCCGCGCATGCGTTCGTTCTGCAGGCGCAGCATGATGACGACGTCGGCGTCGCGCAGCCCTTCTTCCATGTCGGTACAGACGCGCACGCCCATCTGCGCCAGCCCCTCGGGCAGCAGCGTGGCCGGCGCCACCACGCGCACTTCGGGCACGCCCAGCGTGGTCAGGGCGTGGATGTCGGAGCGCGCCACGCGCGAATGCAGTACGTCGCCGACGATGGCCACCGTCAGCTGGTTGAAATCGCCCTTGTGGTGACGGATGGTGTACATGTCCAGCAAGGCCTGCGTGGGATGCGCATGGCGGCCGTCGCCGGCGTTGATGACATGGACATGGGGCGCCACGTGCTGCGCGATCAGATACGGCGCGCCGCTGGCGCCGTGGCGCACCACGAACAGGTCGGCCTGCATGGCCGACAGGTTGGCGATGGTATCGAGCAGGGATTCGCCCTTGGACGTGGACGAGGCGGCGATGTTCAGGTTGACCACGTCGGCCGACAGGCGCTTGGCGGCGATCTCGAAGGTGGTGCGCGTGCGGGTGGAGTTCTCGAAGAACAGGTTGAACACGCTTTTGCCGTGCAGCAGGGGCAGCTTGGGGAATTCCTGTCCGGGCGCCGGCACGAAGGTGGCGGCCAGGTCGAGGATCTGCTCGATGATGCGGCGCGGCAGGCCTTCGGTGGACAGCAGGTGGATCAGCTCGCCGTGGCGATTGAGTTGGGGATTGAGCATGGGCAGCGGCAGGTCAGGGCTGCGACAGGGTATCCAGGTAACGTTGCAATATGACGGCCGCGGCGACCGCGTCGTCGGCGGCATGCGTGCCCAGCAGTTGCTGGGCCTCCATGCTGGAGCTGCGCTCGTCGACCAGCTCGACCGCCAGGCCGAAGTGGCCGTGCAACTGGTTGGCGAAGCGGCGCGCCCGCGCGCTGGCGGGCTGCTCCTGTCCGTCCAGGGTCAGCGGCAGGCCCACCACGGCGCGCTGCGGCTGCCATTCCTGCAGCAGCTGGCCGATGCGGCCGAAGCGCGCCGCGCGCGTCTCCGAGAAAATGATTTCCAGCGGGCGCGCCTGGCGGGTCAGGGTATTGCCGATGGCAATGCCGATCTTCTTTTCGCCGAAGTCGAACGCCAGCAGGGTTTCCTCAGGCATGGCCGGCGCCGCCCGCCAGCATCACCGGGTCGACGCCCAGCAGCTTGAGCGCGGCCGGGTAGCGGTCTTCGGGCGCGACATCGAAAATGATGTGCGAGTCGGCGCCCACGCTCAGCCAGGAGTTCTGCGCCATTTCGCTTTCCAGCTGCCCGGCGCCCCAGCCGGCATAGCCCAGCGTCACCAGCATGCGGGCCGGGCCGTTGCCGTCGGCCACGGCCTGCAGCACATCGCGCGAGGTGGTCAGGGCCAGCTCGCCGAGGTTGATGCTGGAGGTGTAGTCGCCGGCCGGCGCGTGCAGCACGAAGCCGCGGTCGGTCTGCACCGGTCCGCCGAAGAACACCATTTCATCCTTGACCGGGCCGATTTCCAGCTTGAGATCGATGCGCTCGAACAGCGTTGCCAGGGTCAGGTCGGTCGGCCGGTTGATCACCAGGCCCAGCGCGCCGCGCCGGGTGTGCTCGCAGATGTAGATGACCGTGCCGGCCAGGCTTCCCTCGACCACGCCAGGCATGGCCAGCAGGAACTGGTTGGAGAAATCGGTCGACAGCTCGTCGTCGTCCGGGATGTCGTCGGCGTCTGGGCGATGTGAGTCGGTCATGGCAGCCCCCTTGGTAGCGGGTAGTCGGGACAGTCGCGGCAAGCCGGCGAAGGCGGCCACGGGCGCGGCCATCACGGCCTGGCGTGCTCAGATTTCCATCAGTTCGAAATCTTCCTTGCGCGCTCCGCATTCCGGGCAGACCCAGTTCGGCGGAACGTCTTCCCAGCGGGTGCCGGGGGCAATTCCTTCATCGGGCAGGCCAGCCTCTTCGTCATAGACCCAGCCACAGATAAGACACATCCAAGTACGCATAGTTCTCTCTTGCACTGCTGTCGCTTGCTCCGACCTCCGGGGCAAGTCCGTCAAGCATCCATTAGAATGGGCACATCTTACCGAAACACAACCGGGAGCGTCTGAGCTAGCTCAAGATGCGGCCCGATTACCCCTTTTTCGCCGTCGTTCCTGTCTTGGACTCCGTTACGCCTCCCCTCGTTCTCATTATCGGCCCCGTGGATCCGTCCGGCGCCGATGGCCTGCCCGCCGACGCAGTCAGTTGCGCCCGGCTGGGCTGCCACGCCCTGGCCGCGGTCACCGCGCTGACCGTGCAGGACACGGCCGGCATCGAAGAAGTCCACCCGGTGGCCCCCGAATTGCTCGACGACCAGGCACGCTGCCTGCTGGAAGACATGTCGGTGCAGGCCATCAAGGTCGGCGCGCTGCTGTCGGCCGAGGCAGCCAGCGTGGCCGCGCAGATCGCCGCCGACTACAGCCACGTGCCGCTGGTGCTGCACCTGGGCCAGCGCACGCCGCTGCCGCAGGATGCCGCCGACCAGGACGACGCCGACGACCTGCTGGCCGCCACGCTGGAACTGGTGCTGCCGCAGACCGACCTGGTCGTGGTCGAGCACGTTCGCCTGGCGCAATGGCAGGCCGACGGCAGCATCGACACCAGCGGCGCGCCCTCGCCCGCCCACGCCTTGCTGGCGGGCGGCGCGCAATGGGCGCTGGTGCTGGGTTCGCCGGCGCGTCCCGGCCACCAGGTCAACATGCTGGTGGGGCCGGAGGGCCAGACCAGCACCTGGCCGTGGCAGGCCCCCCCCGACCGCAACGGCGACACGGGCGGCGTCGCCGCCATCGCGGCCGCCGCCATGCTGGCGCAGGGGATGGAAATGCCGCGCGCGGTGGAACAGGCCCTGGCGCATGCCGAACGCACCATCGCCGCCAGCTTCCTGCCCGGCATGGGCCGCCGCCTGCCCAACCGCGTGGCCCAGTCATGAAGACGCTGCGATTTCCCGCCGGGCTCTACGGCATCACCCCCGAATGGGACGATACCGACCGCCTGCTGGCGGCCGTGCGCGCCGCGGCGGCCGGCGGCATGACGGCGCTGCAATTGCGGCGCAAGCTGGCCGACGAACGCCTGCGCGCGGCGCAGGCGCGCGCCCTGGCGCCGCTGTGCCGCGAGCTGGGCGTGGTGTTCCTGGTCAACGATCACTGGAAACTGGCCCTGGATGTGGGCGCCGACGGCGCGCACCTGGGGCGCGACGACGCCGACCCGGCCACCGTGCGGGCGCAGGCCGGCGCCGGCCTGCTGCTGGGCGTGTCCTGTTACAACGACCTGCGGCGCGCGGACGCCCTGCTGGCCGCCGGAGCCGACTACGTCGCCTTCGGTACGGTGTTTGCCTCGCCCACCAAGCCCGAGGCCGTGCATGCGCCGCTGCAAACCCTGACCGAGGCCCGCGCCCGGGTGCTGGCCTGCCCCGCGCCGCGTCCGGCGGTCGTCGCCATCGGCGGCATCACGCCGGCCAACGTGTCGCAGGTGGCCCAGGCCGGCGCCGATTCAGCCGCGGTCATCAGCGGCCTGTTCGAGGCGCCCGACATTCAGGCGGCCGCGCGCGCATGCGCCGCGGCTTTCTCCGTCAACCCCTAACCCTGCCGTATCCGCCATGTCCACCAACGCCGAACTCTTCGATCGCGCCTGCCGCAGCATTCCCGGCGGCGTCAATTCGCCCGTGCGCGCCTTCCGCTCCGTAGGCGGGACCCCGCGCTTCATCCAGCGCGCGCAAGGCCCCTACGTCTGGGACGCCGAGGGCAAGCAGTACATCGACTATGTCGGTTCCTGGGGCCCGGCCATCCTGGGCCATGCCCATCCCGAAGTCGTGCGCGCCGTGCAGGAAGCGGCCGTCCACGGCCTGTCGTTCGGCGCGCCCACCGAAGCCGAGGTGGAGCTGGCCGAAATGCTGATCGCCCGCCTGCCGTCGCTGGAGCAGGTGCGCCTGGTCAGCTCGGGCACCGAAGCCACCATGACGGCCATCCGCCTGGCGCGCGGCGCCACCGGCCGCCACAAGATCATCAAGTTCGAGGGCTGCTACCACGGCCACTCCGACAGCCTGCTGGTCAAGGCTGGCTCGGGCCTGCTGACTTTCGGCAACCCCAGCTCGGCCGGCGTGCCGCCGGAATTCGTCGCGCACACCCTGACCCTGGAATTCAACAACCTGGCCGTGGTCGACGCCGCGTTCAGCCAGCACGGCGCCGAGATCGCCTGCGTGATCGTCGAGCCGGTGGCCGGCAACATGAACCTGATCAAGCCGGCCGAAGGCTTCCTGGCCGGCCTGCGCGAACTGTGCACCCGCCACGGCGCGGTGCTGATCTTCGACGAGGTCATGACGGGTTTCCGCATCGGACCGCAAGGCGTGCAGGGCCTGACCGGCGTGCGTCCGGACCTGACCACGCTGGCCAAGGTCATCGGCGGCGGCATGCCGGTGGGCGCCTTCGGCGGCCGCGCCGACCTGATGGCCCATATCGCCCCGCTGGGCGGCGTCTACCAGGCCGGCACGCTGTCGGGCAACCCGGTGGCGGTGGCCGCCGGCCTGGCGACCATGCGCCTGATCGGCGAGCCCGGATTCTACGAGCGCCTGTCGGCCCAGACCGCGCGGCTGGCCCAGGGCCTGCAGGAGCGCGCGCGCGCAGCTGGCGTGCCGTTCTCGGCCGACGCCATCGGCGGCATGTTCGGCCTGTACTTCGGTGACCGCGTCCCCGCCTCGTTCGCCGAAGTGTCGGCCTGCGACACCGAGGCCTTCAAGCGCTTCTTCCATGCCATGCTGGAGCGCGGCATCCACTTCGCGCCGTCCGCCTTCGAGGCTGGTTTCGTCTCGGCCACGCACGACGACGCCGTCATCGACGCCACCCTGGAGGCGGCCGAACAGGTGTTCGCCACGCTGCGCGCCTGATCCCGCCGCGACGGGCAGGGCCCGGCCCATCGGATTGTTACGATCCGATGGGCTTCACTTTTTTGTTTTGGATCAAAAAAATCAGTGACATAGCGCGAAATCCAGGGAAACCCCGGCTCGATTGATTTCACGATCTATGGCTTAATATAACTCGATATTTCCACATATTACCCACCTATGACATCGCCGACCGGCCCTGCCCCGACGCGCGGCAGCGGGCCGGACCCGCAGGAACAGACATGACCATCGCAAATGCGCTCCAGCTCGAGCTGGACGAGGCGACGTGCGTCCTATCGGCCGCCTATGCCCCGACCGGCGAGAACGACACGCTGCCCACCTGGGACACGCTGGTGGCGGCCGTGCAGGCGCGCGGATGGCCGGCCACGGTGCTCGACCAGATCAGCGCCATCGTGTTCATCGAACAATGCCGCGATACGGCCGGCCCGGTCGAGGCCTGCATCGGCGAGGTGCGTAACGGCACATTCGAGCTGGAGGTGGCCGAAGACCGCATGAGCGCGCAGCTGACCCTGCGTGCCCCCAAGGGCGGCCAGCCGGTCGGCGAATCCGACCTGCTGGCCGGCCTGCAGGCGCACGGCATCGTGCACGGCCTCATCCCCGAAGCGCTGCGCCAGGCCCTGGAGCGCGGCGCCTGCGAGGCCCTGGAGATCGCGCGCGGCACCCTGCCCGAGGCGGGCGAGCCGGCGCGCTTCGAAAGCCTGCTGGACGCGCTGAAGACGCGCCTGAGCGAGGATGACGAGAACGCCATCATCGATTACCGCAACCTGGGCGACCTGACCCTGGTGTCGGCCGGCACGCCGCTGATGCGCCGTATCCCGGCGACCCCGGGCCAGCCGGGCACCAACGTGCTGGGCGGCCCGGTCGCGCCGCCGGCCGTGGCCGACCCGCCCTTCGCCCCCAAGCTCAATGGCGTGGAGGTCGATCCGGAAGACCCCGGCCTGCTGCGCGCGGCCATCGCCGGCTCGCCCATGCTGGTGCAGCACGGCGCCACGGTCAATTCGCTGGTGGAAGTGCCCGCGGTGGACCTGAGCTCGGGCAACATCGACTTCGAGGGTACCCTGCGCGTCAAGGGCGACATCACCGCCGGCATGCACGTGCGGGTATCGGGCGATGTCGTGGTCAACGGCACGATCGAGGCGGCCCACGTCGAGGCCGGCGGCAACGTCACCGTCAACGGCGGCATCATCGGCAGCGCCGAAGGGGTCGCGGACAGCCGCGGCGGCAGCCGCATGGCCCGCATCGTCAGCGGCGGGTCGGTCAAGGCGCGCTTCATCGACAACGCGCAGGTGCGCGCCGAGAAGAACGTGGCGGCCGAACGCGAGATCCGCCAGAGCACGGTGACCGCCGGCGAAACCATCACCGTCGGCCCGCCGGGCTCGCAGCAGGGCGTGATCACCGGCGGCACGGCGCATGCGTACAAATCGGTGCACGCCGGAACGCTGGGCTCGATGGCCGGCATTCCCACCGTGGTGCGCGCCGGCCTGAACCCGCACGCCAACGCCAAGCGCGCCGCGCTGGAGACGCGCGCGCGCGAGCTGGAAGAGGAAAAGGCCAAGCTGGAAAAGCTGATCCTGTTCCTGCACAACAACCCGGCCAAGAACGTCAACAACATGAGCGAGCGCGCCCGCCAGACGCACGCCAAGATCAGCGCCGACCTGGTGGAGCTGCAGGCCGAGGACGCACGCCTGGCCAAGGAGCTGCAGCCCCTGGAGACCGCCATGATCGTGGCCTCGCGGCGCTTCTTCGGCGGCGTGACGCTGCACCTGGGCGTGAAGGTGACCGAATTCCTGGAGGACCAGGTCGGCGGCAAGGCCGTGCTGGAGCAGGGCGAGCTGGCGATCCGCTGACGGGCCGGGCAGTAGGGTGCCTGTCCCGGCGGGGACAGGCACCCTGGCCGCGGGTGTCGCTCCCCCTGCGGGACAGGCGCCCGGATCGCCGCGTCAGGGAATCACGGCGGTGACTTCGATTTCGACCTTGGCCCGGTCCTCGATCAGGTCGGCGACTTCGACCGCGGTCATGGCCGGGAAATGGCGGCCGATCAGCTCGCGATAGTGCTTGCCGATTTCCGGATAGGACGCCACGTACTCCGCCTTGTTCTTGACGTACCAGGTCATGCGCACGATGTGCTGCGGCCCGGCGCCGCCTTCGGCCATGATGGCCAGGACATTGACCAGGGTCTGGCGCACCTGCTCGGCGAAATCGTCAGTCTCGAACTGCTGTTGGCCGTTCCAGCCCACCTGCCCGCCGACGAACACCAGCTTGGAGCCGACCGCCATCTCGGTCAGCGTGCCGTTCGAATAGCCTCGCGGCGCGAGCCAGTCCGGCGGTTGCAGAATTTTCATGTCATGGATCCTCTTGTAAAAACGTTATGCGTCCCGCGCCTGCGGCGACAGGAACGCCTGCATGCGGGCGCGCAGGTCATCGGGTAGCGGCGTCGAGCACATGCTGCGCAGGTCCACCGTGACGATGGTCAGGTCGGCCGACAGCCGCAGACGGTCGTCCGGCCCCAGAAACCGCACATCCGCGCGAAACGACGCTCCCCCGATGCGTCGCACGCTCAGCTCCTGCCGCAGGCGTTCGTGCCAGCGGCTGGGCGCGCTGAAGTCGCACTGCACCGACGCCAGCGGCGTACCGATATGGCGGTCCACGTGCAATGCATGAAACGGCAGGCCCATGCCCTTGTCGAACCACTCTTCGACAAAGTCATTGATCATCTCGAAATAGCGCGGGTAGAACACGATGCCGGCCGGGTCGCAATGCCGGAACCGCACCTCCACCTCGCTGACGAACGGCTCGGCCACCTCAACCCTCCGCCGCCATGCGGCGCAGCGCGAAACGCTGCAGCTTGCCCGTCTCGGTGCGCGGCAGCGCATCGACGAACTCGATGGCGCGCGGATACTTGTACGGCGCGATGCCGGCCTTGACGAAGGCCTGCAGCGCCGCGGCCAGCGCGTCGTCCGGCTCGTAGCCGGGCTTGAGCACCACATAGGCCTTGACCAGCTGCCCCCGGTCGTCATCCGGCGCGCCCACCACCCCGCACTCGGCCACCGCCTCGTGGCGCAGCAGCGCGTCCTCGACCTCCGGGCCGGCGATGTTGTAGCCCGCCGAGATGATCATGTCGTCGTTGCGCGCCTGGTAGAAGAAATAGCCATCGTCGTCGCGCAAGAAGGTATCGCCCGGCAGGTTCCAGCCTTGCTGGACGAAGCGCTGCTGGCGCTCGTCGGCCAGATAGCGGCAACCGGTGGGGCCCTTGATGGCCAGCCGCCCCACCGTGCCGTTGGGCACCGGGCGCATCTGCTCGTCGACCACCTCGGCCACGTAGCCCGGCACCGCCTTGCCGATGGCGCCCTGGCGGACCTCTTCGGGTGGGCTGGAGACGAACACGTGGATCATCTCGGTGCCGCCGATGCCGTCGATCATCTCGATGCCGGTGGCCTGCCGCCACAGCTGGCGGGTGGCGTCGGGCAGCGCCTCGCCGGCCGACACGCTCTTGCGCAGCGACGAGATGTCGTACTTGGGCGCGAGCGCGGCCATCTGGCGATAGAAGGTCGGCGCGGTGAACGAGATGGTGGCGCGGAAATCGTGGATCAGCGCCAGCAACGTGTCGGGGCTCAGTTTCTCGGCCAGCACGGCGCTGGCGCCCACGCGCAGCGGAAAGCACAGCAGCCCGCCCAGCCCGAAGGTGAAGGCCAGCGGCGGCGTGCCGCAGAAGATGTCGTCGGGCCCCGGCCTGATGACGTGGCGCGGGAACAGGTCGCACATGGCCAGCACATCGCGGTGGAAATGCATGCAGCCCTTGGGCGCGCCGGTGGTACCGCTGGTAAAGGCGATCAGGCACACGTCGTCGGCGGCGGTGTCGCAGGCCGGGAAATCCTCCGGCTTGGCCGCGGCGCGCGCGTCCAGCGCATCGGGCGCGCCGTCGTTGAACAGCATGACCTGGCCCAGTCCGGGGCAATAGTGCTCGTGGGCGGGCGCGGCGCAGTGCAGCGCCTCGTCCTTGAGCCGGGCATCGCACAGCACGGCCTGCACCTGCGCCTTCTCGATGATCTGCCTGAGCTCCTTGGCGCGCAGCAGCGGCATGGTGGGCACCGTGACCAGCCCGGCCTTGATCGCGCCCAGCCAGGCGGCGGCCATCATCGGATTGTTGGGGCCGCGCAGCAACAGGCGGTTGCCCGGCACCAGGCCCATGTCCTCGACCAGCACGCGGGCGATGCGGTTGGTCAGCGCCTGCAGCTGGCCGTAGGTCATGGTCTCGATCCGCTCGTCCTGGCGCCAGCGCAGCGCCACGCGTTCGCCATGGCCTTGGCGCACCATGGCGTCGACCAGCTCGGCGGCGCAATTGAAGCGCTTCGGATAGGCCACGTCGGGACCGTCGAGCAGGAATTCGGGCCACTCGCTCGCGGGCGGCAGGTTGTCGCGCGCGAAGCTGTCCAGGTGTGCGGAGGGTTCCATGGTTGTTTCCCCTGTGTCGATGATGTGGATCTCGCCGCGCTCAGGACTTGAGCAGTTCCCGGGCGATGATCAGTTTCTGCACTTCCGTGGCGCCCTCGTAGATGTGCAATGCCCGGATCTCGCGGTAGAGGCGCTCGACCGTGGTGCCCGCCACCACGCCCGCGCCGCCGAACATCTGCAAGGCCCGGTCGATGACCGCCTGGGCCGATTCGGTGGCCGTCATCTTGGCCATCGCCGCCTCCCGCGTGGTGCGCACCTCCTGCACGTCGCGCATCCACGCGGCGCGGTAGGTCAGCAGCGCCGACGCATCGACGGCGGTCGCCATGTCGCCCAGCGCGGCCTGCGTCAGCTGCAGGTCGGCCAGGGTCTGGCCGAACATGCGGCGCCCGCGCGCCCGCGCCAGGCCCTCGTCCAGCGCCCTGCGCGCAAAGCCCAGCGCGGCGGCCACCACCGAGGCGCGGAAGATGTCCAGCGTCATCATGGCCAGCTTGAAGCCCTGCCCCGCCTCGCCCAGGCGCCGGGACGCCGGGATGCGGCAGTCGGCAAAGCGCAGCCGGGCCAGCGGATGCGGCGCGATCAGGTCGATGCGCTCGGCGATCTCCAGCCCCGGCGTGCCGGCATCGACCACGAACGCGCTGATGCCGCGCGCGCCGGGCGCCTCGCCGGTGCGCGCGAACACGCAATAGAAATCGGCGA
It encodes:
- a CDS encoding RidA family protein codes for the protein MKILQPPDWLAPRGYSNGTLTEMAVGSKLVFVGGQVGWNGQQQFETDDFAEQVRQTLVNVLAIMAEGGAGPQHIVRMTWYVKNKAEYVASYPEIGKHYRELIGRHFPAMTAVEVADLIEDRAKVEIEVTAVIP
- a CDS encoding acyl-CoA thioesterase, which gives rise to MAEPFVSEVEVRFRHCDPAGIVFYPRYFEMINDFVEEWFDKGMGLPFHALHVDRHIGTPLASVQCDFSAPSRWHERLRQELSVRRIGGASFRADVRFLGPDDRLRLSADLTIVTVDLRSMCSTPLPDDLRARMQAFLSPQARDA
- a CDS encoding DUF342 domain-containing protein; translation: MTIANALQLELDEATCVLSAAYAPTGENDTLPTWDTLVAAVQARGWPATVLDQISAIVFIEQCRDTAGPVEACIGEVRNGTFELEVAEDRMSAQLTLRAPKGGQPVGESDLLAGLQAHGIVHGLIPEALRQALERGACEALEIARGTLPEAGEPARFESLLDALKTRLSEDDENAIIDYRNLGDLTLVSAGTPLMRRIPATPGQPGTNVLGGPVAPPAVADPPFAPKLNGVEVDPEDPGLLRAAIAGSPMLVQHGATVNSLVEVPAVDLSSGNIDFEGTLRVKGDITAGMHVRVSGDVVVNGTIEAAHVEAGGNVTVNGGIIGSAEGVADSRGGSRMARIVSGGSVKARFIDNAQVRAEKNVAAEREIRQSTVTAGETITVGPPGSQQGVITGGTAHAYKSVHAGTLGSMAGIPTVVRAGLNPHANAKRAALETRARELEEEKAKLEKLILFLHNNPAKNVNNMSERARQTHAKISADLVELQAEDARLAKELQPLETAMIVASRRFFGGVTLHLGVKVTEFLEDQVGGKAVLEQGELAIR
- a CDS encoding AMP-binding protein, translated to MEPSAHLDSFARDNLPPASEWPEFLLDGPDVAYPKRFNCAAELVDAMVRQGHGERVALRWRQDERIETMTYGQLQALTNRIARVLVEDMGLVPGNRLLLRGPNNPMMAAAWLGAIKAGLVTVPTMPLLRAKELRQIIEKAQVQAVLCDARLKDEALHCAAPAHEHYCPGLGQVMLFNDGAPDALDARAAAKPEDFPACDTAADDVCLIAFTSGTTGAPKGCMHFHRDVLAMCDLFPRHVIRPGPDDIFCGTPPLAFTFGLGGLLCFPLRVGASAVLAEKLSPDTLLALIHDFRATISFTAPTFYRQMAALAPKYDISSLRKSVSAGEALPDATRQLWRQATGIEMIDGIGGTEMIHVFVSSPPEEVRQGAIGKAVPGYVAEVVDEQMRPVPNGTVGRLAIKGPTGCRYLADERQQRFVQQGWNLPGDTFLRDDDGYFFYQARNDDMIISAGYNIAGPEVEDALLRHEAVAECGVVGAPDDDRGQLVKAYVVLKPGYEPDDALAAALQAFVKAGIAPYKYPRAIEFVDALPRTETGKLQRFALRRMAAEG
- a CDS encoding acyl-CoA dehydrogenase family protein; the encoded protein is MPDLSWQDWPFFDPLHRELARELEAWCGPALAAIDHRDTDAACCALVRSLGQAGWLRYAVPAGPGGGWGGRLPKIDSRAVCILRETLARHDGLADFAFAMQGLGSGAISLMGSDALRQQYLPPVARGEAIAAFALSEPEAGSDVAALACEARADGDGYVLNGEKTWISNGGIADFYCVFARTGEAPGARGISAFVVDAGTPGLEIAERIDLIAPHPLARLRFADCRIPASRRLGEAGQGFKLAMMTLDIFRASVVAAALGFARRALDEGLARARGRRMFGQTLADLQLTQAALGDMATAVDASALLTYRAAWMRDVQEVRTTREAAMAKMTATESAQAVIDRALQMFGGAGVVAGTTVERLYREIRALHIYEGATEVQKLIIARELLKS